TCCATTATTTACGAAGATATCACAAAAATGTAAATTTAATGTAAAGCCAATGTTAAGTTGAGGTAAAACATCCAATTATTTACACCGTATTTTTAGCATAGAAAGAAACAGGCTGAAATTTACGAGATATAGCCCTCATTTGTTTTCAAGCTATCTATTGATCAAATGAAATTGAGATACTAATTTGATTTTGAATAGTTTTTCAATTAGTTTTTTTTGCTTTTCCAATTCATATTGTTCAGGCGCATAATAATGGTGACATTCCACATTCATCATCAAACGTTCTTCAACAGATGTAATCTTTATATCATGAACAATATTACGTTCTGTCTTGTTTAAACATTGGGATAACCTTAATAAGACACCAAGTAAGCAAAGCTTCTTTCGCTCCTCTTTCGTAAACCAATTTTTAAAAGGCTGTATATACTGTCGAAATGTATCTCTTCCTTTAAAGGAGGAAATAAGGGCCAATTTCACACGATCCTGATGTGAAAGGCCGCTCATTGGTAAATTAATCAGAATATAAAAAGTATAAGGACTCGATTCATCATTTAGGTATTTTCCTAGCCGGAAAATGCCGGCTCCCTTATTCAGTAACTCTAAATCTGAAGTTGATAATATCTCCCCGATCCCTTTTATCTCTTTCATTTGATGAAAGATTAAGTTCGCTATTCTCTTTATTTGTTCCCCCTTTTTTGGGTCTATATGATATTCCTGCATCAGTTCAAAGATTTCGGGATTTAACCATGGAGCAAAGTCGTTTTCTTTCTTATTTGCCCATTTACTTAAAAGCACCCCTTCACGCAAACCTTGTCTGCTTACTATAAATTTTGTTGTTTTGGAGATATCACCCAAAATTTCAAAAAACTCGAAAGCTGGCAAAATCGTATCCGCACGATCCTTTGAAAGCCCATCAACATTTTGTAAATTAGTTAATGTGAAAGGTTTAATCTTATCTTTTATAGCCAGTATATCCGATACTTCCATTTCATATTGATGAATATCTGCCAGTGGATAATGGATGATATTTTGATGGAGCTGAGCTACGTTTCGGACACTTCCCCCCATGGCGATGATCGGAATATGTTTATTTGCAATCCATGGAAGATTTTCTAATTCAGACCGGATATAATGACGAATTTGTAACAATTCTTGTTCAGTAGGAACATCCCCTTTAACAAACTGAAGTTTTAATGATAAAGCACCAAATGGAAGACTTGTATAATGAACCAAATCATGATG
Above is a genomic segment from Neobacillus endophyticus containing:
- a CDS encoding Ppx/GppA family phosphatase is translated as MKEKIAIIDIGSNTIRLVIYEKSKVGSSFKEIENIKNTYRLRKYLSKQQLLKKEGINLLIKSLQSFKLVLNVYEVTQTICVATATIRQAENKEEIMQIVQQETGYSICILDEYEEAYYGYLAATHALDISEGITFDMGGGSTELTYFKHHDLVHYTSLPFGALSLKLQFVKGDVPTEQELLQIRHYIRSELENLPWIANKHIPIIAMGGSVRNVAQLHQNIIHYPLADIHQYEMEVSDILAIKDKIKPFTLTNLQNVDGLSKDRADTILPAFEFFEILGDISKTTKFIVSRQGLREGVLLSKWANKKENDFAPWLNPEIFELMQEYHIDPKKGEQIKRIANLIFHQMKEIKGIGEILSTSDLELLNKGAGIFRLGKYLNDESSPYTFYILINLPMSGLSHQDRVKLALISSFKGRDTFRQYIQPFKNWFTKEERKKLCLLGVLLRLSQCLNKTERNIVHDIKITSVEERLMMNVECHHYYAPEQYELEKQKKLIEKLFKIKLVSQFHLINR